From the genome of Gracilibacillus salitolerans, one region includes:
- a CDS encoding NAD(P)H-dependent flavin oxidoreductase produces the protein MKNRVTDILGIEKPIIQGPMSWLTDGRFVGAISKAGGLGVLGINAGQSEPAKTVEETVENMRCEVRIARSITSNPIGINIIPTVAGFDLYTKPMLDMMVEEGVEVAVMVGAFSKEWTQKFKANNIKVIYRGAPTVEVTEEAIKGGVDILVVTGFDEGGQVPANVIGTFSIVPLVVDAAKGRVPVLAAGGITDERTAKAAMALGAEGVFVGTAFLASKESRMADNIKDALIKSDANDMLLYRTQPAYYRSLPGELPNKLAEMDRNLATNEEIYQASNPASGMRNGMLYGDLSKGFASLGLGISIIHQIDSVEIIIDHLMSGIG, from the coding sequence ATGAAAAATCGTGTAACAGACATTTTAGGGATTGAAAAACCTATTATTCAAGGACCAATGAGTTGGCTAACAGACGGTAGGTTTGTAGGAGCTATTAGTAAGGCTGGAGGACTGGGTGTGCTTGGCATCAATGCTGGACAATCAGAACCTGCCAAGACCGTTGAAGAAACGGTGGAGAATATGCGCTGTGAGGTTCGTATTGCTAGAAGTATCACCTCAAATCCTATTGGTATCAATATCATTCCTACGGTGGCAGGTTTTGACCTCTATACAAAACCCATGCTAGACATGATGGTAGAAGAGGGGGTCGAAGTGGCTGTGATGGTAGGGGCATTTTCAAAGGAATGGACCCAAAAATTTAAGGCCAACAATATCAAAGTCATTTATCGAGGGGCACCAACTGTTGAAGTGACAGAGGAAGCTATCAAAGGTGGTGTGGATATTCTGGTTGTCACAGGTTTTGATGAAGGGGGACAAGTTCCAGCAAACGTTATTGGCACCTTTTCTATTGTGCCCTTGGTGGTAGATGCTGCAAAAGGTCGTGTGCCAGTATTAGCCGCTGGCGGAATTACAGATGAACGCACTGCCAAAGCTGCAATGGCTCTAGGAGCGGAAGGGGTGTTTGTCGGGACTGCCTTTCTTGCCTCAAAAGAGTCTCGTATGGCTGATAATATTAAAGATGCTTTAATTAAATCAGATGCTAATGATATGTTGCTTTATCGCACGCAACCTGCCTATTACCGTTCTCTACCAGGGGAACTCCCAAATAAATTGGCAGAAATGGATCGCAATTTAGCCACAAATGAAGAGATTTACCAAGCATCGAATCCAGCATCGGGGATGAGAAATGGCATGCTATACGGTGATTTATCAAAAGGTTTCGCCTCATTGGGGCTTGGCATTTCAATAATCCATCAAATTGATTCGGTTGAAATCATTATCGATCATTTAATGAGTGGCATTGGGTGA
- a CDS encoding LLM class oxidoreductase codes for MLGSSKGGLQFAVEKGIGLALAAHLAPHLAISILRSYRKDFRPSVYMKEPKSILAVGVIIGETEEEAKYLAGPAELSWARMSTGSSNLSLPTLGEAKTHIYTPEEKAARNANKDRFVIGSVNEVAHR; via the coding sequence ATGTTGGGATCTAGTAAAGGCGGGTTACAGTTTGCCGTAGAAAAAGGAATTGGTTTAGCACTTGCAGCCCATTTAGCACCTCATTTAGCAATTTCAATCCTTCGGTCATATCGAAAAGACTTTAGACCATCGGTGTATATGAAGGAGCCAAAAAGTATATTAGCTGTTGGTGTTATTATAGGAGAAACAGAGGAAGAGGCAAAATATTTGGCAGGTCCCGCAGAGTTATCCTGGGCAAGAATGAGTACTGGTTCATCTAATTTATCATTACCCACGTTGGGAGAAGCCAAAACCCATATCTATACACCAGAGGAAAAGGCAGCTCGAAATGCTAATAAAGACCGATTTGTAATAGGGAGCGTCAATGAAGTAGCTCACCGATAA
- a CDS encoding alpha/beta hydrolase — MNKQTIERNTTELVAGYDSLNLYLTKDYPQNPPKAVLIISHGLAVHSHGFADFAKTMNNHDIAVYRFDARGHGKSDGRDKIHLNSYFEMVEDLRLVVEKAKTENPNLPIFVMGHSMGGNITALYTTKYPQAADGVILAGAGVRFNQLNLDDLPRPEPADSFVNGVETIHKMLNLPMIEEESDSDWYDPLMLETFSVSFFNGIKESVQYLKVNADKFIAPVLLVSGSEDVYVVPKDAIDFYQETASKDKSLRLYSGIGHYLMFEPNGDVVVDDIVRWINQRVKK; from the coding sequence ATGAACAAACAGACAATAGAAAGAAATACTACAGAACTGGTTGCAGGATATGATAGTTTAAACCTTTATCTAACCAAAGATTATCCACAAAATCCACCCAAAGCGGTACTGATTATTTCGCATGGTTTGGCAGTGCATTCGCACGGCTTTGCCGATTTTGCCAAAACGATGAATAATCATGATATTGCCGTCTATCGTTTTGATGCACGGGGACACGGTAAGTCAGATGGTAGGGATAAAATCCATCTCAACAGTTATTTTGAAATGGTAGAAGATTTACGTCTTGTGGTAGAAAAAGCCAAAACCGAAAATCCTAATCTTCCGATTTTTGTGATGGGACATAGTATGGGTGGAAACATCACCGCACTTTACACCACAAAATATCCGCAAGCTGCTGATGGTGTGATTTTGGCAGGGGCTGGGGTGCGTTTCAATCAATTAAATCTTGATGACTTACCACGCCCAGAACCTGCTGACAGCTTTGTTAATGGCGTGGAGACCATTCATAAAATGTTGAATTTGCCAATGATAGAAGAAGAAAGCGACAGTGATTGGTACGACCCATTGATGTTAGAAACCTTTTCTGTGTCCTTTTTCAATGGGATTAAAGAAAGCGTGCAATACCTCAAAGTTAATGCTGACAAATTTATCGCACCTGTTTTACTGGTAAGCGGTAGTGAAGATGTGTATGTTGTGCCTAAAGATGCCATTGATTTTTATCAAGAAACGGCTTCAAAAGATAAAAGTTTGAGACTTTATAGCGGAATTGGACATTATTTGATGTTTGAACCAAACGGAGATGTAGTAGTTGATGATATTGTGAGATGGATCAATCAGAGAGTGAAAAAATAA
- a CDS encoding DHA2 family efflux MFS transporter permease subunit, with product MNNQYNTRAIMASLLICGFVGMFSETALNIAITNLMEEFQISAATAQWLTTGYLLTLGIIMPISGLLLQMFTTRQMFMGSLISFIVGTLIGALALNFEMLMFARVLQAAGMALLLPLLFNTVLVIYPPQKRGVAMGFVGLVIMFAPAIGPTISGLLIEYLTWHYIFWLSLPFLIIGLLIGLKYLENVTDVTKARIDLLSVALSTIGFGGVVFGFSKAGEGVEGWSSMVVVTSIIVGLVALVLFILRQNLMHDPMMNLNVFKYPMYVTGLLLVLSCMIFVMSSMIILPMFLQTGAGLSVFIAGLMLLPGSALNGILGPLVGRLFDKFGPKWLVIPGLILVAVVLWFFTTLSPASSVVFIVALHTALMVGICMIWMPAQTNGLNQLPPELYPHGTAVLNSLQQVAGAIGIAVAISILTNGKEKYLHGSSDPTKLTEIASATTAGTQSVFWFMLIIALLGLILGFFIRRVVNHEERYSAH from the coding sequence ATGAATAATCAATACAATACGCGTGCCATAATGGCATCGCTGCTTATCTGCGGTTTCGTCGGCATGTTCAGCGAAACTGCCCTAAATATCGCAATCACTAATTTAATGGAAGAATTCCAAATTTCGGCCGCAACTGCACAGTGGTTAACAACTGGGTACCTATTAACTCTAGGCATTATAATGCCAATAAGCGGTTTGCTGTTGCAGATGTTTACGACAAGGCAGATGTTCATGGGTTCACTCATCAGCTTTATCGTTGGTACATTAATTGGGGCGCTAGCACTTAACTTTGAAATGTTAATGTTCGCCCGAGTATTACAGGCAGCAGGCATGGCCTTGTTGCTTCCACTCTTATTCAATACAGTACTTGTGATATATCCGCCTCAAAAGCGGGGTGTGGCAATGGGATTTGTCGGACTTGTTATCATGTTTGCACCAGCGATCGGACCGACCATAAGCGGTCTATTAATTGAATATTTAACGTGGCATTACATCTTCTGGTTATCACTTCCGTTCCTGATTATTGGGTTGTTGATAGGGTTGAAGTACTTGGAAAATGTCACCGATGTCACGAAGGCCCGGATAGATCTGTTGTCTGTCGCATTGTCAACTATCGGCTTTGGAGGAGTTGTCTTTGGTTTCAGTAAGGCAGGCGAAGGAGTTGAAGGTTGGAGCAGCATGGTCGTAGTCACATCCATCATAGTTGGGCTTGTTGCGTTGGTATTGTTCATACTGCGACAGAACCTTATGCACGATCCAATGATGAATTTGAACGTTTTCAAGTATCCGATGTACGTCACCGGGCTGCTTCTAGTACTGTCATGTATGATTTTTGTTATGTCGAGCATGATTATTTTGCCGATGTTTTTGCAGACTGGTGCAGGGCTTTCTGTTTTCATCGCTGGTCTCATGCTTTTGCCGGGCAGCGCGTTGAACGGTATCTTAGGACCATTAGTGGGGCGTTTATTCGATAAATTTGGACCGAAATGGCTTGTTATTCCTGGCCTCATTCTCGTTGCTGTCGTGCTATGGTTTTTTACCACCCTATCCCCTGCTTCTTCAGTGGTCTTTATAGTAGCTTTGCATACTGCGCTTATGGTGGGGATATGCATGATTTGGATGCCTGCTCAAACGAACGGACTAAATCAATTGCCGCCAGAATTATACCCGCACGGCACAGCAGTCTTAAACTCACTTCAGCAGGTTGCAGGCGCAATTGGAATAGCGGTAGCAATCAGTATTCTTACGAATGGTAAGGAAAAATACTTGCACGGCTCCTCTGATCCGACTAAGCTGACCGAAATAGCAAGCGCTACGACGGCAGGTACACAAAGTGTGTTCTGGTTCATGCTGATAATAGCTTTACTTGGCTTGATCCTGGGATTTTTCATTCGCCGGGTAGTCAACCACGAGGAGAGGTATTCAGCGCACTGA
- a CDS encoding MarR family winged helix-turn-helix transcriptional regulator, with the protein MNDKVDCDIRQSLDKISFKMRRDYSESLRELNLYVGQDNLLFRLWSGDGVTQMQLCEHLKCEPPTVTNMVKSLEQNGFIYRQRDKQDARVMRIYLTHEGKELEEPVEFIWKQQREKLLHSILPEERLLLRDLMKRMERNLL; encoded by the coding sequence ATGAATGATAAGGTTGATTGCGATATTCGTCAGTCGCTAGATAAAATTTCATTTAAAATGCGACGAGATTATAGTGAAAGTCTAAGAGAACTTAATCTTTATGTAGGCCAAGATAATTTACTCTTTCGTCTGTGGTCAGGTGATGGGGTAACACAAATGCAACTATGTGAACATTTAAAATGTGAACCGCCTACGGTCACAAATATGGTTAAATCATTGGAGCAAAACGGTTTTATTTACCGTCAACGTGACAAACAAGATGCAAGGGTAATGCGAATTTATCTAACACACGAAGGCAAAGAATTAGAGGAACCGGTTGAGTTCATATGGAAACAACAGCGAGAAAAACTACTCCATTCAATCTTACCGGAAGAACGTTTATTATTGAGGGATCTTATGAAACGCATGGAGAGAAACTTGCTCTAA
- the nfsA gene encoding oxygen-insensitive NADPH nitroreductase, with protein sequence MNNTLDLLQNHTSIRSFTNQPLTEAQRNAIFKAANQTSSFSLLQVVSIIRITDPELRKKVMQLSGNQPYIEEAAEFWIFCADFNRNHEIAPKVDLNYIEYLLIGTFDAGLMAQNALTAAESMGLGGVYIGGVRVNITELSKVLKLPKYVIPLVGLCIGHPAGEKPGLKPRLPQSMVMFDNQYQPLDEEKLANYDKQMREYYQNRPVRAPFSVKKVKGWTDHIEDHLERSKLSFMLEYLNKQGLAKK encoded by the coding sequence ATGAATAATACCCTTGATTTGCTTCAAAACCATACATCCATTCGTTCTTTTACAAATCAACCACTTACAGAGGCACAACGAAATGCGATCTTTAAGGCAGCTAATCAAACTTCATCATTCAGTCTACTACAAGTGGTTTCTATCATTAGAATTACAGATCCAGAGCTACGAAAAAAAGTAATGCAACTTTCTGGAAATCAACCTTATATTGAAGAAGCAGCAGAGTTTTGGATTTTTTGTGCAGACTTTAACAGAAATCATGAAATTGCACCAAAGGTAGACCTTAATTATATTGAATACCTTTTAATAGGTACATTCGACGCTGGGCTGATGGCTCAAAATGCCTTGACTGCTGCAGAATCAATGGGACTCGGTGGCGTCTATATCGGTGGAGTAAGAGTGAACATTACTGAATTAAGTAAGGTATTAAAGTTACCAAAATATGTGATTCCTTTAGTTGGTCTATGTATAGGCCATCCAGCTGGAGAGAAACCAGGTCTAAAGCCACGTTTACCTCAATCGATGGTGATGTTTGATAATCAGTACCAGCCACTTGATGAAGAAAAATTAGCAAATTATGATAAACAAATGCGTGAATATTACCAAAATCGTCCTGTTAGAGCGCCTTTCTCGGTGAAGAAAGTCAAGGGTTGGACAGATCATATTGAGGATCATCTTGAAAGAAGTAAGCTGTCCTTCATGCTCGAGTATTTAAACAAACAAGGATTGGCTAAAAAATAA